The nucleotide sequence AGCTAAATGTCACCCGAGTCCTCAATAAACTGTGTGCGTAGCTAAATGTCTCCCGAGTTCTCAATAAACTGGGTGAGTAGCTAAATGTCACAGCAAATCCAGCTTTCTGGAACATCttttaaacaacacacacacaggctcacacaCTTTGTTGAGAATGGTGTGCTTTGGTTTAGCTAAATTCAGCAAATATAGATTACTTGTGTCATATTGACTGGCTTGCTAAAATGGTTttattttctctttctgtcttatTTGTTGGCGTAAGGTGGTGTCCAATTTGAGATCGACCTCCCCAACAAGAAGGTTTTCATTGAGTCTGACAAGGACACGGACGTGCTTCTGGAAACACTTAAGAAGACTGGAAAGGAAGCTAACTACATCGGCCCCAAGTGACGAATCAATCCTCTTTCCTCTATAGAACAGGTGAACTCTCTAAATATATTAAGTGACAATAAATTCAATATTGACCAAACTTCCCATccatccctacagctccttcctCTTCTCACCATCACAACCTGTTTAGCCTTATCGTGTCCTTGTTTCTGTGTGTTAGCTGTTGGTTGGTGCCTATATGAAGGATGATCATGAGAAGAAAGAACCCTGGCTGACATGTCTTCATGGACCACTGGAATGAGCTTGCACTGCCAAGCTGTCCACTTTCAGTAATTTAAGCACTATTATttatgtgtcccaaatgccactaTAAAGGCCCAGGTCCAAAGTAGGGCACTGTATATGGAATAGAG is from Oncorhynchus masou masou isolate Uvic2021 chromosome 32, UVic_Omas_1.1, whole genome shotgun sequence and encodes:
- the LOC135526745 gene encoding copper transport protein ATOX1-like, with product MTTKHEFFVDMTCEGCSGAVTRVLNKLGGVQFEIDLPNKKVFIESDKDTDVLLETLKKTGKEANYIGPK